Part of the Nodularia sp. LEGE 06071 genome is shown below.
AATAAAAAAGCCCAGATTTCTTTCCGTACCATTGCCGGAGTCTTACTTCTTAATATATCCATCCCCAACGTAGTTTTCAGATGCTTTAAATCAACTTCTACATCCCAACGTTTTTCATAAAGACTCGTAATGTCTAAAGTAGAATAAGCCTTGGTATCAAGTAAAGTAGTAATCAGACTCACCTGTTCGGTTCTAAAGCCGAGAATAAAAATATAGAAATAAATTTCCCTGACCATTAACGTATTTGGTAAAGAGTTAAATTCCTCTTGACTTAAACCTTGGGGACATTTTTTCGGTTTACTCCAAGTGACAATTTTATCACAACTCCCAACAATTTTTCCCCGACGCATTTGGGTTTGACGACCTTGATGCTTGCGAAAGACAGCATCACCACCCAAACTTTTTATTTGAAATATATCAGCATAAGCACAAAAGGCTCTATCTCCTAAAAGCACATCCCCAGGGCTGAGGAATTCGTACAATCTTCTTGCTAGTTGAATATCATGAGTGTTAAAAACATCAATTGCTAAGGCGACAGCCGCACCAGTAGCAATGCTGAAAAGCGCACCAATCTTCGCCAGAGGAAAACCGCAACCTATTTTTTGGCTACTGGGTTGAGGATATTCATTTTGATTATCAGGTGTATCTGGCATTGATACCGTAGAACCATCTATTACCTTAACTTTTCGACCACACCATAAATGTGTTTCATTTAC
Proteins encoded:
- a CDS encoding IS4 family transposase → MNTDIISKSVKILKQKFTHSLGLPFHQLLPSEVIQEELAQLNIKYRQRLFDPICTLWAFLSQVLDVDKSCHNAVSRVIAYLVGSGVELPSTDTSAYCQARQRLPEELIQKLFGKVAVGLESQVNETHLWCGRKVKVIDGSTVSMPDTPDNQNEYPQPSSQKIGCGFPLAKIGALFSIATGAAVALAIDVFNTHDIQLARRLYEFLSPGDVLLGDRAFCAYADIFQIKSLGGDAVFRKHQGRQTQMRRGKIVGSCDKIVTWSKPKKCPQGLSQEEFNSLPNTLMVREIYFYIFILGFRTEQVSLITTLLDTKAYSTLDITSLYEKRWDVEVDLKHLKTTLGMDILRSKTPAMVRKEIWAFLLAYNLLRTLMWSAGNTYGVSPLRLSLQGTRQHFDNFIPKLIAATSAEYHQIYRTLLKVIVHKEVPLRQARSEPRVRKRRPKSYPLMQEPRQRYHDNLKTA